Proteins from a genomic interval of Rhipicephalus microplus isolate Deutch F79 chromosome 6, USDA_Rmic, whole genome shotgun sequence:
- the LOC119167111 gene encoding uncharacterized protein LOC119167111 isoform X4, giving the protein MDTKENMDTKRNEGETSGARNLCGGFDTDDKCFQMDTKENMDTKRNDETSSARMLCKREFDTDDKCVPSEEQEDVKASRYCIDQAAMDAEKLHQETLHTCSFCGYVTHHSNHLKQHVRVHTGERPYQCHLCPHSCKHSSALARHLRTHTGERPYKCHLCPQSFSENGTLNVHLRVHTGERPYKCRMCHQSFSHKSTLNIHMRIHTGERPYKCHLCPQSFSQSTSLKIHQRVHTGERPYKCRLCSQSFSDKSAFNVHMRIHTGERPHKCHFCPKSFSANSTLTDHLRVHTGERPHKCHLCPKSFSANSTLTDHLRVHTGERPFKCHLCMQSFCRKSALTVHLRVHTGERPYICRLCPQSFSQSNSLKLHQRVHTGQRPYKCHLCPQSFSAKSSLNTHLDTHTGKQPYKCHLCNKSFSHKSTLNVHMRVHTGERPYKCNLCPRSFSVKKTLNYHLQTHSSK; this is encoded by the exons ATGGACACAAAGGAAAACATGGACACAAAAAGAAATGAAGGTGAGACAAGCGGTGCCAGGAATCTTTGTGGTGGGTTTGACACTGACGACAAGTGCTTTCAAATGGACACAAAGGAAAATATGGACACAAAAAGAAATGACGAGACAAGCAGTGCCAGAATGCTTTGTAAAAGGGAGTTTGACACCGACGACAAGTGCGTTCCTTCAGAAGAGCAGGAAGACGTAAAAG cttcaCGGTATTGCATCGATCAAGCAGCTATGGATGCTGAAAAGTTGCATCAGGAGACCCTTCACACCTGCAGCTTTTGCGGCTACGTGACTCATCATTCAAACCACCTGAAACAGCACGTCAGGGTTCATACAGGCGAGCGGCCATACCAATGCCACTTGTGCCCGCACAGCTGCAAACACAGCTCCGCATTAGCGAGACACTTGCGCACCCACACGGGCGAGCGGCCGTATAAGTGCCATTTGTGCCCCCAAAGCTTCTCGGAAAACGGCACACTCAATGTTCACTTGCGTGTCCACACGGGGGAACGGCCATATAAATGCCGCATGTGCCACCAAAGCTTTTCGCATAAGAGCACATTGAACATTCATATGCGTATCCACACAGGTGAGCGGCCTTATAAATGCCACTTGTGCCCCCAAAGCTTCTCTCAAAGTACCTCATTGAAAATTCACCAGCGTGTCCACACGGGCGAGCGGCCATATAAATGCCGCCTGTGTTCACAAAGCTTCTCAGATAAGAGTGCATTCAATGTTCACATGCGTATCCACACGGGGGAGCGGCCTCATAAATGCCACTTTTGCCCCAAAAGCTTCTCTGCAAACAGCACATTGACCGATCACCTGCGTGTCCACACGGGGGAGCGGCCTCATAAATGCCACTTGTGCCCCAAAAGCTTCTCGGCAAACAGCACATTGACCGATCACCTGCGTGTCCACACGGGGGAGCGGCCGTTTAAATGCCACTTGTGCATGCAAAGCTTCTGCCGAAAATCTGCATTGACTGTTCACCTGCGTGTCCACACGGGCGAGCGGCCATACATATGCCGCTTGTGCCCCCAGAGCTTCTCTCAAAGTAACTCATTGAAACTTCACCAGCGTGTCCACACAGGCCAGCGGCCATATAAATGCCACTTGTGCCCACAAAGCTTCTCAGCAAAGAGCAGCTTGAATACTCATCTGGACACCCACACAGGCAAACAGCCTTATAAATGCCATTTATGCAACAAAAGCTTCAGTCACAAATCTACATTAAATGTTCACATGCGTGTTCACACTGGGGAGCGGCCATATAAGTGCAACTTGTGTCCTCGAAGCTTTTCAGTAAAGAAGACATTAAATTATCACCTGCAAACCCACTCAAGCAAATGA
- the LOC142765665 gene encoding uncharacterized protein LOC142765665, protein MAAVQMKWTMSRLKTQASKTEATCTFATTMCCYAGTTTATTDSPEVAHSSVREAAPLINYVPTDREVHRSKGIAVPKRLYNHPMGLKRQTHFVREAAVTFFIQQAKSVEVLLVQPPIGLKGRRNLPRRKKHMLYFQISSTIFLKHTVLIGKVEQMKKLLNKALANKIIDFMKSKD, encoded by the exons ATGGCTGCAGTTCAAATGAAGTGGACAATGAGTCGTTTAAAAA CACAAGCCTCAAAAACAGAAGCGACTTGCACCTTTGCCACCACTATGTGCTGCTACGCTGGAACCACCACAGCGACCACGGACAGCCCTGAAGTAGCCCACTCAAGTGTGAGGGAAGCTGCACCGCTTATCAATTATGTGCCCACTGACAGAGAG GTGCATCGGAGCAAAGGAATCGCCGTTCCCAAGAGGTTGTACAATCACCCCATGGGCTTGAAAAGACAGACCCATTTTGTTCGTGAGGCGGCCGTTACATTTTTCATACAGCAGGCCAAGTCAGTAGAAGTGTTACTGGTGCAGCCTCCAATCGGTCTAAAGGGGAGGCGAAATCTCCCTAGGAGAAAGAAACATATGCTGTATTTTCAG atttcttcaaCCATTTTTTTGAAGCACACCGTTCTGATTGGAAAGGTTGAACAAATGAAGAAGCTCCTCAATAAAGCTTTGGCAAACAAAATTATTGACTTTATGAAATCAAAAGATTAA
- the LOC119167111 gene encoding uncharacterized protein LOC119167111 isoform X5 — protein MDTKENMDTKRNEGETSGARNLCGGFDTDDKCFQMDTKENMDTKRNDETSSARMLCKREFDTDDKCVPSEEQEDVKAPTVAAM, from the exons ATGGACACAAAGGAAAACATGGACACAAAAAGAAATGAAGGTGAGACAAGCGGTGCCAGGAATCTTTGTGGTGGGTTTGACACTGACGACAAGTGCTTTCAAATGGACACAAAGGAAAATATGGACACAAAAAGAAATGACGAGACAAGCAGTGCCAGAATGCTTTGTAAAAGGGAGTTTGACACCGACGACAAGTGCGTTCCTTCAGAAGAGCAGGAAGACGTAAAAG CGCCTACGGTAGCTGCTATGTGA